One Niabella beijingensis DNA window includes the following coding sequences:
- a CDS encoding FadR/GntR family transcriptional regulator, with protein sequence MTQPIKRKSLAEAVADRLQHSIERGVYPLQSKLPAEPELMQQFEVGRSTIREAIKFLTQQGFVSVQQGLGTFVISYVGSNDLDAKIERADFADVFEVRQLLEIKIVEKAAHNRKNIHIEKMTGKLKERKKSGAAGLLKECIAADIAFHTLLAESSGNSILFELYKTLSLHVSKFFEQVYTDTTPFTGSQALHEALLAAVKEKNASKALQLLKKIIGNP encoded by the coding sequence ATGACACAACCGATCAAAAGAAAATCATTGGCAGAAGCGGTCGCAGACCGGTTGCAGCACAGCATTGAGAGAGGTGTTTATCCCCTCCAGAGCAAGCTCCCTGCCGAGCCGGAGCTGATGCAGCAATTTGAGGTGGGACGTTCTACCATCCGGGAAGCCATTAAATTTCTGACACAACAGGGATTTGTGAGCGTACAGCAGGGACTGGGAACTTTTGTTATCAGTTATGTGGGCAGCAACGACCTGGATGCTAAAATTGAACGGGCCGATTTTGCTGATGTATTCGAGGTCCGTCAGCTTCTGGAGATTAAGATCGTTGAAAAGGCAGCCCACAACCGAAAAAACATCCATATCGAAAAAATGACCGGAAAACTTAAAGAGCGGAAAAAATCCGGAGCGGCAGGTCTGCTGAAAGAATGTATAGCTGCAGACATCGCATTTCATACCCTGCTGGCAGAAAGCAGTGGCAACAGTATCCTTTTTGAACTTTATAAAACACTCTCCCTGCATGTCAGCAAATTCTTTGAACAGGTTTATACCGATACAACACCTTTTACGGGCAGCCAGGCATTGCACGAAGCACTGCTCGCTGCCGTGAAGGAAAAGAATGCATCAAAGGCACTGCAGCTGTTAAAGAAAATCATTGGAAATCCTTAA
- a CDS encoding endonuclease/exonuclease/phosphatase family protein — translation MRKKLVFMLVALFCVVNTMAQSESNAPVKLRVGSYNVGHFNQGMKGGLEVRGKAQYPADRQVTGKYITQELLSWKSWIGAQSLDVLAVQEWNRYFDQDSTFIAADELLKPYYNNIYFGDEHTWIYNGIATNYHLSNLRQKYWFEDYYALIGDLKIGNKIIQVISTHIPWQVKGHAAALDAVIAELKKYKYFICFGDTNSSDAEILRFPAAGFNIANGGGQGWFVTASGGAKLDRMKDGPNRHIDNIITSKNIKIMNVSAPYTKLNDMDHLPIMADVIITE, via the coding sequence ATGAGAAAAAAACTGGTTTTTATGTTGGTGGCACTGTTCTGTGTAGTGAACACCATGGCGCAGTCCGAAAGCAATGCTCCTGTTAAACTAAGGGTGGGGTCCTATAATGTGGGACATTTTAACCAGGGTATGAAAGGCGGATTGGAAGTGAGAGGCAAAGCTCAGTATCCGGCGGATAGACAAGTAACAGGGAAGTATATAACACAGGAACTGCTGAGCTGGAAGAGCTGGATCGGTGCACAAAGCCTTGATGTGCTGGCTGTTCAGGAATGGAACAGGTATTTTGATCAGGACAGTACATTCATAGCGGCTGATGAGCTTTTAAAGCCTTATTATAACAATATTTATTTCGGAGATGAGCATACCTGGATCTACAATGGCATTGCGACAAACTATCACCTCTCCAATCTGCGTCAAAAGTATTGGTTCGAAGATTATTATGCACTTATTGGCGATCTCAAGATCGGGAACAAAATCATTCAGGTTATTTCAACACATATTCCGTGGCAGGTAAAAGGACACGCCGCGGCACTGGATGCTGTTATTGCAGAATTGAAAAAGTATAAATACTTTATTTGCTTTGGGGATACCAACTCCTCTGATGCAGAGATCCTGCGTTTTCCCGCGGCGGGATTCAATATTGCGAACGGGGGAGGACAGGGCTGGTTTGTAACGGCTTCCGGAGGTGCTAAACTGGATCGTATGAAAGATGGCCCTAACCGGCATATTGATAATATTATTACCAGCAAGAACATTAAGATTATGAATGTTTCCGCTCCGTATACAAAATTGAATGATATGGATCATCTGCCGATTATGGCGGATGTAATTATAACCGAATAG
- a CDS encoding helix-turn-helix domain-containing protein — MKPVKHFPVPIVKDLDEEAHLADSVVYRQIAGPSRVNNFRSPDFYVFLLFEKCSGTHSIDFVEYKEKDLQVHISFPGQIHSWNTGPDACGHKLFISKHQVEAFLFETQFSYAKANRYPVIDISQEMFEKLDLEFKAVQEEVAEASVSWDVVTLRAQLIAIMINQLVEEQFRKDAVMRKTSLLLLKFNALMGKYFLGQKSVNYYAKQLSVTSSYLSALCKKQLGVSAKELIDQRVLLEAKRLLQGSDMTIKEIAYHLGFSEMAYFSNYIKSKTGFYPRQFREPRG; from the coding sequence ATGAAGCCTGTAAAACATTTCCCTGTCCCGATCGTAAAAGACCTCGATGAGGAGGCCCACCTGGCAGACAGTGTGGTTTACCGCCAGATAGCAGGGCCCAGCCGTGTCAATAACTTCCGCTCCCCCGATTTTTATGTGTTCCTGCTCTTTGAAAAATGCAGCGGCACCCATTCCATTGACTTTGTTGAATATAAGGAAAAAGACCTCCAGGTTCATATTTCCTTCCCGGGCCAGATCCACTCCTGGAATACAGGACCGGATGCCTGTGGTCATAAATTGTTTATCAGTAAACACCAGGTGGAAGCCTTTTTGTTTGAGACCCAATTTTCCTATGCAAAAGCCAACCGCTATCCGGTAATCGATATCTCACAGGAGATGTTTGAAAAACTGGATCTGGAATTTAAAGCAGTACAGGAAGAGGTTGCAGAAGCCTCTGTAAGCTGGGATGTGGTAACACTACGTGCGCAGCTGATCGCCATAATGATCAATCAGCTGGTGGAGGAGCAATTCCGTAAGGATGCGGTGATGCGGAAAACAAGTCTGCTGCTGCTTAAATTTAATGCGCTGATGGGAAAATATTTCCTCGGCCAGAAATCGGTGAACTATTATGCAAAACAACTGTCTGTTACTTCCAGTTATCTGAGCGCGCTCTGTAAAAAACAGCTGGGCGTATCGGCAAAGGAACTCATCGACCAGCGTGTGTTGCTGGAGGCAAAACGGTTATTACAGGGATCTGATATGACCATTAAAGAGATCGCCTATCATCTTGGTTTTTCTGAGATGGCTTATTTTTCCAATTACATAAAATCCAAAACCGGCTTTTATCCAAGACAGTTCAGGGAGCCAAGGGGATAA
- a CDS encoding DUF1304 domain-containing protein, with amino-acid sequence MEVVAKIAVALVAVEHFYILYMEMFAWETLGKKTFKNALPEALFTPTKGLAANQGLYNGFLAGGLVWSLLIAEKAWAFNVGVFFLSCVIIAGLYGAVTASKSIFFKQALPAILALVLVVLFL; translated from the coding sequence ATGGAAGTTGTTGCAAAGATCGCCGTGGCACTTGTTGCCGTTGAACATTTTTATATCCTCTATATGGAAATGTTTGCCTGGGAAACGCTGGGTAAAAAGACGTTCAAAAATGCGTTGCCTGAGGCATTGTTTACACCTACCAAAGGGCTTGCCGCGAACCAGGGATTGTACAATGGCTTCCTGGCCGGAGGATTGGTATGGTCCCTGCTCATCGCTGAAAAAGCATGGGCATTTAATGTAGGCGTTTTTTTTCTTTCCTGTGTGATCATTGCAGGATTGTATGGTGCTGTAACTGCCAGTAAAAGTATTTTTTTTAAACAGGCACTTCCGGCTATTCTTGCTCTTGTTTTGGTAGTATTGTTTTTATAG
- a CDS encoding MFS transporter, with protein MKNQSLAPTAPGQTVYPILFAISFSHLLNDLLQSVIPAVYPMLKDNYALSFTQIGIITLVFQLTASILQPFVGHYTDRKPNPRSLALGMVFSLLGLLCIAFAADFYYILASVSLIGMGSSVFHPEASRVAHLASGGRKGLAQSIFQVGGNAGGAIGPLLAALIVVPHGQRYISWFAILAVAAIFILTIVGKWYGQHMIIKKPVTITSPAALPEHKPLPRATVVSSIIILLVLIFSKYFYMASMTSYFTFYLIDKFGVSVQQSQIYLFIFLASVAAGTILGGPLGDRYGRKLIIWISILGAAPFTLLLPHTGLWATITLAVIIGLIISSAFSAILVYATELIPGKVGMIAGLFFGFAFGMGGIGSAVLGYLADHTSIEYVFKICAFLPLIGIITAFLPNIEGKKI; from the coding sequence ATGAAAAATCAATCTCTGGCTCCTACAGCTCCCGGTCAAACGGTTTATCCGATATTATTCGCGATCAGTTTTTCGCACCTGCTCAATGATCTCCTGCAGTCGGTCATTCCTGCTGTATACCCGATGCTGAAGGACAACTACGCTTTGTCGTTCACCCAGATCGGGATCATTACTCTTGTATTTCAGTTAACCGCCTCTATCCTGCAGCCGTTCGTGGGCCATTATACCGACAGGAAACCCAATCCCAGGTCATTGGCCCTGGGCATGGTATTCTCCCTGCTGGGTCTGTTGTGTATTGCCTTTGCCGCCGACTTTTACTACATCCTTGCTTCCGTGAGCCTGATCGGAATGGGGTCTTCTGTTTTTCATCCTGAAGCATCCCGCGTGGCCCACCTGGCCTCAGGTGGCCGGAAGGGTCTGGCGCAATCCATTTTCCAGGTAGGTGGTAACGCAGGTGGAGCCATTGGGCCGTTACTGGCCGCCCTTATCGTTGTGCCGCACGGCCAGCGTTACATCAGCTGGTTTGCCATATTAGCTGTGGCTGCTATTTTTATCCTAACCATTGTCGGTAAATGGTACGGGCAGCATATGATCATCAAAAAGCCGGTAACAATTACCAGCCCGGCAGCACTACCGGAACACAAACCCCTGCCCCGGGCCACCGTTGTATCCTCCATTATCATCCTGCTGGTGCTCATCTTTTCCAAATACTTTTATATGGCATCGATGACAAGCTATTTCACCTTTTACCTGATCGATAAGTTCGGTGTAAGTGTACAGCAATCCCAGATCTACCTCTTTATCTTCCTGGCTTCGGTGGCAGCGGGCACTATATTGGGCGGACCGCTGGGAGACCGATACGGCAGAAAGCTGATCATCTGGATCTCTATTCTTGGTGCGGCACCGTTTACCCTTCTGTTGCCACACACAGGTTTATGGGCAACGATCACGCTGGCGGTAATCATCGGCCTGATCATCTCATCCGCTTTTTCCGCCATACTGGTTTATGCTACGGAGCTGATCCCCGGGAAGGTCGGAATGATCGCGGGCCTGTTTTTTGGATTTGCATTTGGCATGGGTGGTATCGGCTCAGCAGTATTGGGCTACCTCGCAGATCACACCAGTATTGAATATGTTTTTAAGATCTGTGCCTTCCTGCCCCTGATCGGCATCATAACCGCATTCCTTCCCAATATCGAAGGGAAAAAAATATAA
- a CDS encoding FecR family protein produces the protein MKPDKDVIERFLKNQCTDAEAEIVDRFFKENPGELEWYLPVSAWLTGPEMRLNEAVSTRILQQIRKKYEKRKRTAATAKLLRYIAAACIAGLVVWMGLKFFTDTQTPEHDTMAAADRDAPGVLKTIENKTGNLMQLILPDGSVVTLYPGGQLQYLPAFETNRRTLYLEGKAGFEVSKDKTRPFTVYASGIGTTALGTKFLVSVLENQRVSVILKEGVVKVSPQHGRNAHMNAVLHPGDQLIVDSGQFSNYSLTHQETSTPAVRKRETHTVSPAPQDTLAKKEARLVFKNQPLGEVFRKIEKKFDVIIDYKNAPGIEEKLFTGIFLENDSLEFICNLICKLHELHYSIEGRTVIIRTK, from the coding sequence ATGAAGCCCGATAAAGACGTAATAGAACGGTTCCTGAAAAATCAATGCACCGATGCGGAGGCCGAAATTGTTGACCGGTTTTTTAAAGAAAACCCCGGCGAGCTGGAATGGTATCTTCCCGTAAGCGCATGGCTGACCGGCCCTGAAATGCGATTGAATGAAGCGGTAAGTACCAGGATATTGCAGCAGATCCGGAAGAAATATGAGAAGAGAAAACGGACAGCGGCAACCGCAAAATTATTACGATATATTGCTGCTGCCTGCATAGCCGGACTGGTAGTATGGATGGGGCTGAAGTTCTTTACGGACACACAAACGCCGGAACACGATACCATGGCAGCGGCAGATAGGGATGCTCCCGGTGTACTGAAAACGATAGAAAATAAAACGGGTAACCTGATGCAGCTGATACTGCCGGACGGCTCGGTGGTTACCCTGTATCCCGGGGGGCAGCTTCAATACCTGCCGGCATTTGAAACGAACCGCAGAACCTTGTATTTAGAAGGTAAAGCAGGATTTGAAGTAAGTAAAGATAAGACGCGGCCTTTTACTGTATATGCTTCCGGTATTGGTACAACAGCCTTAGGCACAAAGTTTCTTGTATCGGTTTTGGAGAATCAGCGGGTATCGGTAATACTAAAGGAGGGCGTCGTAAAGGTATCGCCACAACACGGCAGAAATGCGCATATGAATGCGGTGCTGCATCCCGGCGATCAGCTGATTGTAGACAGCGGGCAGTTTAGCAATTATTCGTTGACACACCAGGAGACCTCCACCCCGGCAGTAAGGAAGCGTGAAACACACACCGTGTCGCCCGCGCCTCAGGATACCCTTGCGAAAAAGGAAGCAAGGCTGGTTTTTAAGAACCAGCCATTAGGGGAAGTGTTCAGGAAAATAGAAAAAAAATTTGATGTAATAATCGACTATAAAAATGCACCCGGTATTGAAGAGAAATTATTTACCGGTATTTTTCTGGAAAATGACAGCCTGGAATTTATATGTAATCTCATTTGCAAATTGCATGAATTGCATTACAGCATTGAAGGACGTACCGTAATCATCAGGACAAAGTAA
- a CDS encoding GNAT family N-acetyltransferase: protein MLPPVLTSKRFVLRPYAASDIDRFIEIVMDEATQRFMGGLSADKQQERVSFSKIFDVYQSRNKRWFWIWGIYENGCLCGHMELKESVHTNGEELELVYMVHPAERKRGLMSEILDLFNARQQEWNRQLIATVSPDNKSSLALLQRWGVERTLQLRDEETGELYLKLYLKR from the coding sequence ATGTTACCTCCCGTTCTTACCAGCAAACGGTTTGTATTAAGACCGTACGCCGCATCAGATATTGACCGGTTTATAGAGATCGTAATGGATGAGGCAACGCAACGTTTTATGGGAGGGCTGTCTGCTGATAAGCAACAGGAGCGTGTCTCATTTTCAAAGATCTTTGATGTTTATCAAAGTCGCAATAAGCGCTGGTTCTGGATCTGGGGGATCTATGAGAACGGCTGTCTTTGCGGGCATATGGAACTGAAAGAATCCGTGCATACAAACGGAGAGGAGCTGGAGCTGGTATATATGGTCCACCCGGCAGAACGGAAAAGAGGCCTTATGTCGGAGATCCTGGATCTTTTCAACGCCAGGCAACAGGAATGGAACCGGCAGCTGATCGCCACCGTGAGTCCGGACAATAAATCCTCCCTGGCACTTTTACAACGCTGGGGCGTGGAACGGACCCTGCAATTGCGGGATGAAGAAACCGGTGAGTTGTATCTTAAATTATACCTGAAACGTTAA
- a CDS encoding GntR family transcriptional regulator — MNLVIDHQSSIPLHIQVETLLRELIKLPEYQAGKLLPNEVDLAKKLAISRTTLRQAINKLVYEELLVRKKRLGTKVAHPRMSSKSMNWLSFTQEMQARGVQIKNYELHISWVYPDEPIANFFDIRTDKKIMKLERLRGNTQEPFVYFVSYFHPRIGLTGEEDFKKPLYEMLEQEHYVTATLSKEEISARAADKTIAAKLEIDADSPILFRKRFVYDQADRPIEYNLGYYKAESFVYTVESRRS, encoded by the coding sequence ATGAATCTTGTTATTGACCATCAAAGCTCCATTCCCCTGCATATACAGGTAGAGACCCTGCTGCGGGAACTGATCAAATTGCCGGAATACCAGGCCGGTAAACTATTACCTAATGAAGTGGATCTTGCAAAAAAGCTGGCGATCTCCCGTACCACACTGCGCCAGGCCATTAACAAACTGGTGTACGAAGAATTGCTGGTTCGTAAAAAAAGGCTGGGAACAAAAGTGGCACATCCCAGGATGAGCTCCAAATCCATGAACTGGCTGAGCTTTACCCAGGAAATGCAGGCACGCGGTGTACAGATCAAGAACTATGAATTACATATCAGCTGGGTGTATCCCGACGAGCCCATTGCCAATTTCTTTGATATCCGGACCGATAAAAAGATCATGAAGCTGGAGCGCCTTCGGGGTAATACACAGGAGCCGTTCGTCTATTTTGTATCCTATTTCCATCCGCGGATCGGTCTTACAGGCGAAGAAGACTTTAAAAAACCCCTGTATGAGATGCTGGAACAGGAACACTATGTAACCGCAACATTATCGAAAGAAGAGATCAGCGCCCGTGCGGCAGACAAAACGATCGCAGCCAAACTGGAAATTGATGCAGACAGTCCGATACTCTTCCGCAAACGGTTTGTATACGACCAGGCAGACCGTCCCATAGAGTACAACCTGGGTTACTACAAAGCAGAAAGCTTTGTGTATACGGTAGAGAGCAGACGTTCCTGA
- a CDS encoding glycoside hydrolase family 16 protein: MNKNYCERLAVAAAALLLIACNHQRALTQKGYRLVWADEFNKPGPVDTSVWRFEKGFERNHELQWYQPENAWCAGGHLIIEARRETKPNPQYKPGSTEWCKQRRQIEYTSSSINTRGTRTWQYGRFIMRAKIETASGLWPAFWTLGTHREWPSNGEIDIMEFYRGMLLANIACGTNEQYKAKWFSEKRPVTTLGKDWEQRFHIWRMDWDEREICLYIDDQLLNRVPLDQLINPDGFNPFKQPHYILINLAVGGDNGGDPAGTAFPSRYLVDYVRVYQKQ; encoded by the coding sequence ATGAATAAAAACTATTGCGAACGATTGGCCGTTGCCGCTGCGGCACTGTTGTTAATTGCCTGCAACCATCAACGTGCATTGACACAGAAAGGATACCGGCTGGTATGGGCCGATGAATTTAATAAACCGGGGCCGGTAGATACTTCGGTATGGCGTTTTGAAAAAGGATTTGAACGCAATCATGAACTGCAATGGTACCAGCCGGAAAATGCCTGGTGTGCCGGAGGTCATCTTATTATCGAAGCACGGCGGGAAACAAAACCCAACCCGCAATACAAACCAGGAAGTACCGAATGGTGCAAACAGCGCCGGCAGATTGAATACACCTCATCCAGCATCAACACCAGGGGCACCCGAACCTGGCAATACGGGCGTTTTATAATGCGCGCAAAGATCGAAACCGCCAGTGGTCTCTGGCCGGCCTTCTGGACATTGGGCACACACCGGGAATGGCCATCGAACGGAGAGATCGATATCATGGAGTTTTACCGCGGTATGCTGCTGGCGAATATTGCCTGCGGCACCAATGAACAGTATAAGGCAAAATGGTTTTCGGAAAAACGGCCTGTGACAACATTGGGTAAAGACTGGGAGCAACGCTTTCATATCTGGCGGATGGATTGGGATGAACGGGAGATCTGCCTCTATATTGATGACCAGCTGCTGAACCGAGTGCCCCTCGACCAGTTAATAAACCCGGATGGTTTTAACCCGTTCAAACAACCGCATTATATATTAATCAATCTTGCCGTCGGGGGTGATAATGGTGGTGATCCGGCTGGTACAGCCTTCCCCAGCCGCTACCTGGTCGACTATGTACGCGTTTATCAGAAACAATAG
- a CDS encoding DUF2264 domain-containing protein: MRKKLVYLVVAFCITSGGYGQEVPAAAGRRMQWVHMLDKVVRPVFENMAADRLRKTMPKEISPVSDNPNARISAQYLEALGRAFSGIAPWLNTEGGAAEEVRLRNQYRKWVIASIKNATDSTRSDYVLWSGGQPLVDASFFALGLIRAPWIWQHLDAPTRQNVVRCLRQTRATIPGYNNWILFSGMIEAFFLNYGLEYDPLTIEYGVRTFMAQWYVGDGLFGDGDHFHNDYYNSYVIQPYLRELLDIAFQKKGQYRQYREQLLKINNRYSEIQERTINADGSFPAYGRSIVYRSGAFHHLANMAWKQLLPASLAPSQVREALYAVIQKTLGPAATYDKNGWMVIGLNGKQPGLADVYNNQGSLYLCTEVFLPLGLAPDAAFWQDEDQPWSSRVIWNGADFHGDHAMDLER, encoded by the coding sequence TTGAGAAAAAAACTTGTTTACCTGGTGGTTGCATTTTGTATCACCAGCGGAGGATATGGCCAGGAGGTGCCCGCTGCAGCCGGGCGTCGCATGCAGTGGGTACACATGCTGGATAAAGTGGTACGGCCGGTTTTTGAGAACATGGCGGCAGACCGGTTGCGAAAGACGATGCCAAAAGAGATCTCCCCGGTAAGCGATAATCCAAACGCGCGGATCAGCGCCCAGTACCTGGAAGCGCTGGGACGGGCATTCAGCGGCATCGCGCCGTGGCTGAATACAGAAGGCGGAGCTGCAGAAGAAGTGCGGTTGCGCAACCAGTACCGTAAATGGGTGATCGCTTCCATAAAAAATGCAACGGACAGCACCCGGAGCGATTATGTATTGTGGAGCGGCGGACAGCCGCTGGTGGATGCTTCTTTTTTCGCACTGGGACTGATACGGGCGCCCTGGATCTGGCAGCACCTGGATGCACCCACCCGTCAGAATGTGGTCCGTTGTCTCCGTCAGACGAGAGCCACCATTCCCGGGTACAATAACTGGATCCTGTTTTCAGGGATGATCGAGGCGTTCTTTTTAAACTACGGACTGGAATACGATCCGCTTACCATCGAATATGGTGTACGTACTTTTATGGCGCAGTGGTATGTGGGGGATGGCCTGTTTGGTGACGGCGATCATTTTCATAACGATTATTACAACAGCTATGTGATCCAGCCTTATCTCCGGGAGCTATTGGATATTGCTTTTCAAAAGAAAGGGCAATACCGGCAATACCGGGAACAGCTCCTGAAGATCAACAACCGCTATTCCGAGATACAGGAACGCACCATTAATGCCGACGGTAGTTTTCCGGCGTATGGCAGGTCCATCGTATACCGGTCGGGTGCCTTTCATCATCTGGCCAATATGGCCTGGAAGCAGTTGCTGCCGGCCTCCCTGGCACCATCACAGGTACGTGAAGCATTGTATGCCGTGATACAGAAGACACTTGGGCCGGCGGCAACCTATGATAAGAACGGCTGGATGGTGATCGGATTGAACGGAAAACAACCGGGACTGGCAGATGTATACAACAACCAGGGCAGTCTGTATCTGTGTACGGAAGTGTTCCTTCCGCTGGGATTGGCGCCGGATGCGGCTTTCTGGCAGGATGAAGACCAGCCCTGGTCTTCCAGGGTGATCTGGAATGGTGCCGATTTTCATGGGGATCATGCCATGGATCTGGAACGGTAA
- a CDS encoding mechanosensitive ion channel family protein, whose amino-acid sequence MLVNMTFDSIINIEKSISVSQASEVYHWAYSIWQGLNVSDKVLHILTSASLLLAALLVLLIADYIVRKIAKALLQRFISRTRWTWDDKLIKNKVLDAASRLILVIFVRQLLPFVFIGFPRFAAGLEKFLLILIVICAYVLVNNILKTVRDMMAGARAFADKPLDSYLQVIQIFLLFMTGTLIVSALTGSSPWSFLVSLGAASAILMLVFKDTILGFVASIQVSANDSIRVGDWIEMPKYGVDGDVLQINLNNVRVRNFDKTIVTIPTYTLLSDAFKNYRGMQESGGRRIKRSISIKISSIRYLDTTEIEELKKIQLLKAYINKREAEIEAYNQKYQVDQSIPVNGRRMTNVGLFRSYILSYAKHNADIHKHMTLMVRQLAPTESGLPLELYMFTRGTDWGFFEDTMADLFDHLLAAIKFFNLEVFESPASDDLRQLRLSKYV is encoded by the coding sequence TTGCTTGTTAATATGACTTTTGATAGCATTATTAACATCGAGAAAAGTATTTCTGTTTCACAGGCCAGTGAAGTTTATCATTGGGCTTACAGTATCTGGCAAGGGTTAAATGTTTCGGATAAGGTTTTGCATATTCTTACCAGTGCAAGCTTACTGCTGGCTGCCCTGCTGGTACTGCTGATTGCTGATTATATTGTTCGTAAGATAGCGAAAGCGCTTTTGCAGCGATTTATCTCCAGAACCCGTTGGACCTGGGACGATAAGCTGATAAAAAACAAAGTGCTTGATGCTGCCAGCAGGTTGATCCTCGTGATCTTTGTACGGCAATTGCTTCCCTTTGTTTTTATCGGATTTCCCAGGTTTGCAGCCGGATTGGAAAAATTTCTGCTTATTCTGATCGTTATTTGTGCGTATGTACTGGTGAATAACATTCTAAAAACAGTTCGGGATATGATGGCCGGTGCAAGGGCTTTTGCAGACAAGCCGCTTGACAGTTATCTTCAGGTCATTCAGATCTTCCTTCTCTTTATGACGGGAACACTGATCGTATCGGCACTCACCGGCAGCTCTCCCTGGTCTTTTTTGGTTTCTCTGGGTGCTGCTTCAGCAATCCTGATGCTTGTTTTCAAAGATACAATTCTCGGTTTTGTAGCCAGCATTCAGGTCTCTGCAAACGACTCGATCCGGGTAGGTGACTGGATTGAGATGCCAAAGTATGGAGTGGATGGAGACGTATTGCAAATAAACCTGAACAATGTAAGGGTACGGAATTTTGATAAAACCATTGTTACCATACCCACATATACATTGCTGAGTGATGCCTTCAAGAATTATAGAGGCATGCAGGAAAGTGGCGGGAGAAGGATCAAAAGGAGCATCAGTATAAAAATTTCTTCAATCCGCTACCTGGATACAACGGAGATCGAAGAACTTAAAAAGATCCAGTTATTAAAAGCGTATATCAATAAAAGGGAAGCCGAAATTGAAGCCTACAATCAAAAATATCAGGTAGATCAAAGCATTCCTGTTAACGGAAGGCGAATGACCAATGTAGGTCTTTTTCGATCTTATATCCTTTCCTACGCAAAGCACAATGCTGATATACACAAACATATGACCTTAATGGTCCGCCAACTGGCACCAACAGAATCGGGGCTCCCCCTAGAACTGTACATGTTCACCAGGGGTACTGATTGGGGGTTCTTTGAGGATACAATGGCCGATCTCTTCGATCACCTGCTTGCGGCGATCAAATTCTTCAATCTTGAGGTGTTTGAGTCTCCGGCTTCCGATGATCTTCGCCAGCTGCGCCTCAGTAAGTATGTATAA